Proteins from a single region of Runella sp. SP2:
- a CDS encoding DUF4494 domain-containing protein, translated as MPSWYLGKIKYQQEQENGALKTISEAYLVDAVSYTDAEARIYRIVADNTPDFQISSLTKMKLSDVFHFEDEGGEKWFKCKTFYVSIDDSSGSVKEKKIISYMLVNADNPKQAIERIEKSLATMLIPYEITDVNLTPILEVYPYSPEDEAQQVPAGFRPLAEVMAERGAE; from the coding sequence ATGCCAAGCTGGTACTTAGGAAAAATCAAATACCAACAAGAACAAGAAAACGGCGCGCTCAAGACGATTTCGGAAGCCTACCTTGTGGACGCGGTTTCATATACTGATGCCGAAGCACGAATTTACCGCATTGTAGCCGACAACACGCCTGACTTTCAGATAAGTAGCCTTACCAAAATGAAACTTTCGGATGTATTTCATTTTGAGGATGAAGGCGGGGAAAAATGGTTTAAGTGCAAAACATTTTACGTCTCTATCGACGATAGCAGCGGCTCGGTGAAGGAGAAAAAAATCATCAGCTACATGCTTGTCAATGCCGATAACCCCAAGCAAGCCATCGAACGTATTGAAAAGAGTTTGGCGACGATGTTGATTCCTTATGAAATCACGGACGTGAACCTAACGCCTATTTTGGAAGTGTATCCTTATTCACCCGAAGACGAAGCGCAACAAGTTCCTGCGGGTTTTCGCCCGCTCGCCGAAGTGATGGCAGAACGCGGAGCTGAGTAA
- a CDS encoding toxin-antitoxin system YwqK family antitoxin: MLKKISVLLVCMWGIASQEVEAFSPDSLWRTIRHRAFADYDEELVFHDRKKRFATLKHFSKNGTLLVETNFKDYAEGIRQGFSKGYYPSGNLYWLADYRDNKLHGELRVYYEDGGLKRRETYRSGFQKKKHCYDRDGNEIPYYELAEKASFPGGDRALQAYLQTKLNEFVAGNTSQIYNFEIYIEEDGKAVLHKFTNSHIMTINKLTDILTDMPKWKPARYDKNPQGEIVPISLLFQNGRVHLAALH; encoded by the coding sequence ATGTTAAAGAAAATCAGTGTTTTGTTGGTTTGTATGTGGGGTATCGCTTCTCAAGAAGTAGAAGCTTTCTCGCCCGATTCGCTATGGCGTACGATACGCCACCGTGCGTTTGCAGACTATGATGAAGAACTCGTATTTCATGACCGTAAAAAACGTTTTGCCACGTTAAAACACTTCAGTAAGAACGGGACTTTACTGGTTGAAACCAACTTCAAAGACTACGCAGAGGGCATTCGTCAAGGGTTTTCGAAGGGATATTACCCAAGCGGGAACCTCTATTGGCTCGCAGATTACCGCGACAATAAACTTCACGGTGAGCTGCGGGTATATTATGAAGACGGAGGTTTAAAGCGTCGGGAAACGTACCGATCGGGGTTTCAAAAGAAAAAACACTGCTACGACAGGGATGGTAATGAAATTCCGTACTACGAACTGGCGGAAAAAGCAAGTTTCCCTGGTGGAGATCGGGCGTTGCAAGCGTATTTGCAAACCAAACTAAACGAGTTTGTTGCGGGTAATACTTCGCAAATCTATAATTTCGAGATTTACATAGAAGAAGATGGGAAAGCGGTGTTACACAAGTTTACCAACAGTCATATAATGACGATAAACAAGTTGACGGATATTCTCACAGATATGCCCAAATGGAAACCTGCCCGCTACGATAAAAATCCGCAGGGGGAGATTGTCCCCATCTCGCTTCTTTTTCAAAATGGTAGGGTGCATCTAGCGGCATTACATTAA
- the deoC gene encoding deoxyribose-phosphate aldolase, whose product MFTSLSELAKMIDHSLLQPHLTDAELEAGCALALQYDVATVCIKPYYVTRAAELLNGSNVGVCTVVGFPHGGNTIAMKVAETRQACKDGATEIDMVVNVGKVLSEDWRYVKKEIYAILKECHKHGAILKVIFENDFLPKDKYKVKLCKICSTLGVEFVKTSTGYGYTKQPDGSYNYKGATEADIRLMRKNCTPEVQVKAAGGIRSLDEMLKMKALGVTRIGATATVVMLEEAKKRLGLAASEIQTPVADGY is encoded by the coding sequence ATGTTTACTTCTCTTTCAGAACTGGCCAAAATGATAGACCATTCGTTGTTGCAACCGCACCTGACCGATGCCGAATTGGAAGCAGGTTGTGCGTTGGCATTGCAATACGATGTCGCCACAGTTTGTATCAAACCCTACTACGTAACACGCGCCGCCGAACTTCTAAATGGAAGTAACGTTGGCGTCTGTACCGTGGTAGGGTTTCCTCATGGTGGGAATACCATCGCGATGAAAGTAGCCGAAACCCGACAGGCTTGCAAAGACGGTGCCACCGAAATCGACATGGTGGTAAACGTAGGAAAAGTGCTAAGTGAAGATTGGCGCTACGTCAAAAAAGAAATCTACGCGATTCTGAAAGAATGTCACAAACACGGGGCCATTCTAAAAGTTATCTTTGAAAACGATTTTCTTCCCAAAGACAAATACAAAGTGAAGCTGTGTAAAATTTGTAGTACGCTAGGGGTTGAATTCGTGAAGACTTCGACGGGATATGGATATACTAAACAACCAGACGGCAGTTACAATTACAAAGGTGCGACGGAAGCGGATATCCGTTTGATGCGCAAAAACTGCACACCTGAAGTTCAAGTAAAAGCTGCAGGAGGAATTCGGTCGTTGGATGAAATGCTCAAAATGAAGGCGCTCGGCGTGACGAGGATTGGCGCTACCGCTACCGTTGTAATGCTTGAAGAAGCTAAAAAACGACTGGGACTGGCAGCCTCAGAAATACAGACGCCTGTGGCCGATGGGTATTGA
- a CDS encoding S41 family peptidase gives MFKPLLWASLFATSAAIAQSNVHFATHPTLSPDAKTAIFSYESDLWKTDLNSGITSRLTAMQGNESNPRISPDGKWLAFTGTENANADVYLMPLEGGTIRQLTYHSTYDFVEAWSWDSKTIYFESGVQNGGTTYTVSILGGTPKRVFKHYFNRTHNVAESPTGELFFNDTWESDNQAMRKRYKGDFNPDIQSYNLKTNTYKRYTDYRGKDMWATVDKNGTIYFVSDEANGEYNLYTFVNGQKTALTSFKESIKRPQVSADGSKVIFEKDYQPWVYDVASKAATPLKINLVRNFTLTKWQDFKVSGSISAFDVAPDNKKLAFVSRGELFVSDIEGKYIKQLKTTPNERVQEVKWLTDTLTLLVGQTVGGYQNWFTLKADGKGTLKQLTTDTQNNRQIIFNKDRNSGVYLSGRNEVRLLDLKTLESKTIVKDELWGFYNDNAYFSPNGEYVMFTAYRDFEKDIFLHHLTKNETINLTNTGISESAPVWSPDSKYIYFESDRINPGYPFGPRNVKVYRLALTKIEDPFRSDKWEDLFKVTKKDSTATAAKTPEKSSKKKKAATPAEPKKETKKEIKPIEIDLADIWERMEQVGPSFGQQGSPTVFQKDDKTYVIYVSDHSEGENKLWKTTYEPFKAPKTEKVEDGVQGYDWVQVGDKSYLLINGKLKKFTPESGKAEDISIDFTFRRNLEEEFRQMYYEAWASVEENFYNETFHGADWKALRDRYAKYLPYLNQRDDFRTLFNDMLGELNASHLGFYSNGKEEEVFYKSRTMETGILFDNQRPFVVDRILKRSAADKHGKKIGKGDILTHVNGEAIDSLQNRDVYFTKPSSDTEITLTFRRSNVDSSYTVRVHPRGSLSGNFYDEWMDWNQNYVDEKSKKRIAYVHMKDMGMGEYERFVHDMTRDWYKKDALILDLRYNTGGNVHDLVLNFLSQKPYLQWKYREGKPTPQPNFGVAAKPIVLLINEQSLSDAEMTATGFKALKLGKIIGTETYRWIIFTSGKGLVDGSFYRLPSWGCYTLDGKNIEQEGVTPDIYIKQTFTDRLTDKDPQLDRAIEEILKDLK, from the coding sequence ATGTTTAAACCCCTGTTGTGGGCCAGCCTTTTTGCGACCAGTGCAGCCATTGCCCAGTCGAATGTGCACTTTGCTACCCATCCTACCCTAAGTCCCGACGCCAAAACGGCCATTTTTTCCTACGAATCTGACTTGTGGAAAACCGACCTCAATTCTGGCATCACTTCGCGCCTGACCGCCATGCAGGGCAACGAATCGAACCCACGGATTTCTCCCGATGGAAAATGGTTGGCATTTACGGGTACTGAAAATGCCAACGCTGACGTCTATCTGATGCCCTTGGAAGGAGGAACCATTCGCCAATTGACCTACCACAGCACTTACGATTTCGTGGAAGCCTGGTCCTGGGACTCCAAAACCATTTATTTTGAATCAGGTGTACAAAACGGAGGTACTACCTACACGGTTTCGATTTTGGGAGGAACGCCCAAACGCGTTTTTAAACACTATTTCAACCGTACGCACAACGTTGCCGAAAGTCCAACGGGTGAGTTATTTTTTAATGACACCTGGGAAAGCGATAACCAAGCCATGCGCAAACGCTACAAAGGCGACTTTAACCCTGATATTCAGTCGTATAACCTAAAAACCAACACCTATAAACGCTACACCGACTACCGTGGTAAGGACATGTGGGCGACGGTTGACAAAAACGGTACGATTTATTTTGTATCAGACGAAGCCAACGGAGAATACAATTTATACACCTTCGTCAACGGTCAAAAAACGGCGTTGACATCCTTCAAAGAATCCATCAAACGCCCTCAGGTAAGCGCCGACGGCAGTAAGGTTATTTTTGAAAAAGACTACCAACCTTGGGTGTATGACGTCGCAAGCAAAGCCGCTACTCCGCTCAAAATCAATCTTGTTCGGAATTTTACGTTGACCAAATGGCAAGATTTTAAAGTAAGTGGATCTATTTCAGCCTTCGACGTCGCGCCTGACAACAAAAAGTTGGCGTTCGTTTCTCGGGGAGAATTATTTGTGTCGGACATTGAAGGCAAATACATTAAACAACTCAAAACCACTCCTAACGAGCGCGTTCAGGAAGTAAAGTGGTTGACCGATACTTTGACGCTATTGGTGGGGCAAACCGTGGGTGGCTACCAAAACTGGTTTACCCTCAAAGCAGACGGCAAAGGAACGCTCAAACAACTTACAACGGATACGCAAAACAACCGTCAGATTATTTTCAACAAAGACCGCAACTCGGGCGTGTATTTGAGCGGACGCAACGAGGTTCGCCTGCTTGACCTCAAAACCCTTGAAAGTAAGACGATTGTGAAAGATGAGCTTTGGGGGTTTTATAACGACAATGCTTACTTCTCACCCAATGGCGAATACGTGATGTTTACGGCTTACCGCGATTTTGAAAAAGACATTTTTCTTCATCACCTCACCAAAAACGAGACCATTAATCTCACCAACACGGGTATTTCGGAATCGGCACCTGTGTGGTCGCCCGATAGCAAGTACATTTATTTTGAGTCCGACCGTATTAACCCAGGTTATCCGTTTGGCCCGCGTAATGTGAAAGTTTACCGCTTGGCACTCACCAAAATCGAAGACCCGTTCCGCAGCGACAAATGGGAAGATTTGTTTAAAGTAACCAAAAAAGATTCGACCGCTACGGCGGCCAAAACGCCCGAAAAATCGAGCAAGAAAAAGAAAGCAGCAACCCCTGCCGAGCCTAAAAAAGAAACCAAGAAAGAAATCAAACCGATTGAGATTGACCTAGCCGACATTTGGGAGCGCATGGAGCAAGTAGGGCCGTCGTTTGGTCAACAAGGCTCTCCCACTGTTTTTCAAAAAGACGACAAAACCTACGTCATCTACGTTTCTGACCACAGTGAGGGAGAAAATAAGCTTTGGAAAACAACTTACGAACCATTCAAAGCCCCCAAAACCGAGAAAGTGGAAGACGGCGTTCAGGGGTACGATTGGGTACAAGTAGGCGATAAATCGTATTTGCTCATCAACGGTAAACTCAAAAAATTTACGCCAGAATCGGGCAAAGCTGAGGATATTTCGATTGACTTTACCTTCCGTCGCAATTTGGAGGAGGAGTTTCGGCAAATGTATTACGAAGCATGGGCGAGTGTAGAGGAGAATTTTTATAATGAAACCTTCCACGGTGCCGACTGGAAAGCCCTGCGCGACCGTTACGCCAAGTACTTGCCTTATCTCAACCAACGCGATGATTTTCGGACGCTGTTCAACGATATGCTAGGCGAGCTAAACGCCTCTCATTTAGGCTTTTACAGCAACGGCAAAGAGGAAGAGGTTTTCTACAAATCTCGCACAATGGAAACGGGCATTCTTTTTGACAATCAGCGTCCGTTTGTCGTTGACCGCATTCTTAAACGTAGTGCCGCCGACAAACACGGTAAGAAAATTGGCAAAGGCGACATCCTCACGCACGTCAACGGTGAAGCGATAGACTCGCTCCAAAACCGCGACGTGTATTTTACCAAACCTTCGTCTGATACCGAAATTACGCTGACGTTCCGTCGCAGTAACGTCGATTCTAGCTATACGGTAAGAGTGCATCCAAGAGGCTCTTTATCAGGAAATTTCTACGATGAATGGATGGATTGGAACCAAAATTACGTGGACGAAAAAAGTAAAAAACGGATTGCCTATGTGCACATGAAAGACATGGGCATGGGCGAATACGAGCGTTTTGTCCACGATATGACCCGCGATTGGTACAAAAAAGATGCTTTAATCCTGGATTTGCGCTACAACACAGGCGGAAACGTTCACGACTTGGTGCTTAATTTCTTGTCGCAAAAGCCTTATTTGCAGTGGAAATACCGCGAAGGAAAACCCACGCCTCAACCCAATTTTGGGGTAGCGGCCAAGCCAATTGTGTTGCTTATCAACGAGCAATCGCTTTCGGATGCCGAAATGACCGCTACTGGTTTCAAAGCCCTCAAGTTGGGTAAAATCATTGGTACCGAAACCTATCGTTGGATTATTTTTACGTCGGGCAAAGGGCTCGTCGATGGCTCGTTTTATCGTTTGCCTTCGTGGGGATGTTATACGCTTGATGGCAAAAACATCGAGCAAGAAGGTGTCACGCCTGACATTTACATCAAGCAAACGTTCACCGACCGCCTCACCGACAAAGACCCCCAACTCGACCGCGCCATCGAAGAGATTTTAAAAGACCTCAAGTAG
- a CDS encoding M14 family zinc carboxypeptidase translates to MYFKRLLRPLAVSTIALCAATTYAQKIDEAYNQKIKEYTTDPRFLPSSVLNLPDDPKVPSPRKHFGEIVGAPGILHNTTAIYGYFQKLSQSSPYLTMQQVGTSEEGRPIHLVAIGNEDAMKRVAHYQKQLSLLADPRKLPASELEKVLGDTKLVYYINCGLHSPEMGSPEMVMELAYRLITAQTPDIKAVRDNIIVLINPVSEPDGWDKQVDWYNRYTKDRKNYDDGFPRVPYWGKYTYHDNNRDGLQSSQALTKAMYKIYYDWHPTVMLDLHESVPLLYISTGTGPYNDAIDPITIGEWQTMANHEMTALASQGLPGVFTWAFYDGWNPGYAFFIANNHNSVGRFYETFGNAGATTYVRDLANQKYSGDPVTSKEWYRPNPATEKVNWSYRNNINYMQAGVLAGLTYAANNRRLLLTNFYQKGVNAIQKGKTESPRAFVIPKKQSDPVMAAYLVNQLRVQGIEVHKSTSDDYVVLLEQPYRNLAVSLLTKQNYPKETKYPSYDDIAWTLGYLNGVDVKALDNVTYAASDLTLVNQEVKYTGKVEGEGTDYVLNYKAQNTVLSALYWLKSQNKSSKAVVLDAKTTLSGIKDTLAAGSVVLQGITAEQAKNMTTQFGLDLTATKATANVKQHEVTLPRTAIYHSWFNTQDEGWVRFTFDQRGIPYTSIEKDDLKAGDLRSKYDVIVIPKMRGTGSDFIHEIDKKFGPLPYTKTPEFPSHGFPDSTPDMTGGPGFDGMNQLRMFVEAGGVLVTLDNTSAMIAETGITRDLDKVETPGLYHPGSIVNVKVRKSDSPIVYGFPEVFPIFKGISPLLQTKKYNRDMMVLQYGTKSLKEDEEYNGPIMGLPDRTTTKETAPAKPKKEEPYVLSGMVRNEQTIVGHGGIFNVPVGAGRLVAFTFNPLHRYINLHDAPMVWNVLINWNRL, encoded by the coding sequence ATGTACTTCAAACGTCTGCTTAGACCGCTTGCCGTTTCTACCATTGCTCTTTGTGCGGCAACGACGTACGCCCAGAAAATCGACGAAGCGTACAACCAAAAAATCAAAGAATACACTACCGACCCGCGCTTTTTGCCCTCGTCGGTGCTCAACCTACCCGACGACCCCAAAGTGCCCTCGCCGCGTAAACACTTTGGCGAGATTGTGGGTGCCCCTGGGATTTTGCACAACACCACGGCCATTTATGGCTATTTTCAAAAATTGTCGCAAAGTTCGCCTTACCTGACCATGCAACAGGTAGGGACAAGCGAAGAAGGTCGCCCGATTCATTTGGTGGCTATCGGAAACGAAGACGCCATGAAACGCGTGGCCCACTACCAAAAACAGCTTTCGCTGCTGGCCGACCCGCGCAAATTACCCGCTTCGGAACTGGAAAAAGTGTTGGGTGATACTAAATTGGTATATTACATCAACTGCGGGCTTCACTCGCCTGAGATGGGTTCGCCCGAAATGGTGATGGAGTTGGCCTATCGCTTAATCACCGCCCAAACGCCTGATATTAAAGCCGTTCGGGATAATATCATTGTGTTGATTAACCCCGTATCGGAACCCGATGGCTGGGACAAACAAGTGGATTGGTACAACCGCTACACCAAAGACCGTAAAAACTATGATGATGGCTTCCCACGCGTGCCGTATTGGGGAAAATATACCTATCACGACAACAACCGCGATGGTTTACAGTCGTCGCAGGCGTTGACCAAGGCCATGTACAAAATTTACTACGATTGGCACCCTACGGTGATGCTCGATTTGCACGAGTCGGTGCCGTTGCTTTATATTTCTACGGGAACAGGGCCGTATAACGATGCCATCGACCCCATCACCATTGGTGAATGGCAAACCATGGCCAATCACGAAATGACAGCCTTGGCATCGCAGGGGTTGCCAGGGGTGTTTACGTGGGCATTTTATGACGGATGGAACCCAGGTTATGCGTTTTTTATTGCCAATAATCACAACTCTGTCGGACGCTTTTATGAGACGTTTGGTAATGCAGGTGCCACGACGTATGTGCGCGATTTGGCAAACCAAAAGTATTCAGGTGACCCCGTAACGAGCAAAGAATGGTATCGGCCCAATCCTGCTACCGAGAAAGTGAATTGGTCGTACCGAAACAACATCAATTACATGCAAGCAGGCGTACTGGCAGGCTTGACCTATGCTGCCAATAACCGACGGTTGTTGTTGACCAATTTTTACCAAAAAGGAGTAAATGCTATCCAAAAAGGAAAAACCGAATCGCCAAGGGCGTTTGTCATTCCCAAAAAACAAAGCGACCCAGTAATGGCGGCGTATTTGGTCAATCAGTTACGTGTGCAAGGAATTGAAGTCCATAAATCGACTTCGGATGACTATGTGGTGTTGTTGGAGCAGCCTTACCGTAATCTAGCGGTGTCGTTGTTGACTAAGCAAAACTATCCCAAAGAAACCAAATACCCATCGTATGATGATATTGCGTGGACGCTCGGGTACCTGAATGGAGTTGACGTCAAAGCTCTTGACAACGTCACGTATGCCGCAAGCGACCTTACCCTCGTGAATCAAGAAGTGAAATATACGGGTAAAGTGGAAGGAGAGGGTACAGACTATGTCCTCAATTACAAAGCCCAAAACACGGTGCTGTCGGCCTTGTATTGGCTAAAATCTCAGAATAAATCGAGCAAGGCAGTAGTGTTAGATGCCAAAACTACCCTGAGTGGCATAAAAGATACTTTGGCAGCGGGATCGGTGGTGTTGCAAGGAATCACGGCCGAACAAGCTAAAAACATGACAACGCAGTTTGGACTTGACCTGACCGCGACCAAAGCGACGGCCAACGTGAAACAACACGAAGTGACCCTCCCACGAACGGCCATTTACCACAGTTGGTTCAATACCCAAGACGAAGGATGGGTGCGTTTTACCTTTGACCAACGCGGGATTCCCTACACTTCCATCGAAAAAGATGATTTGAAGGCGGGCGATTTGCGCAGTAAATACGACGTGATTGTGATTCCTAAAATGCGTGGTACGGGCAGTGATTTTATTCACGAAATTGATAAAAAGTTTGGGCCATTGCCTTATACCAAAACCCCCGAATTCCCTTCGCACGGGTTTCCTGATTCCACTCCTGACATGACGGGCGGGCCAGGCTTTGATGGCATGAACCAACTCAGAATGTTTGTGGAAGCAGGTGGCGTATTGGTGACTTTGGACAACACTTCTGCGATGATTGCGGAAACAGGAATTACCCGCGATTTAGATAAAGTAGAAACGCCAGGGCTTTATCATCCAGGTTCCATTGTAAACGTTAAAGTACGTAAGTCGGATAGCCCGATTGTGTACGGGTTTCCTGAAGTATTCCCGATTTTCAAGGGTATTTCACCGTTGTTGCAGACCAAAAAGTACAACCGTGACATGATGGTGCTTCAATATGGCACTAAATCATTGAAGGAAGATGAAGAGTACAACGGCCCCATCATGGGATTACCTGACAGAACAACAACCAAAGAAACTGCGCCTGCCAAACCTAAGAAAGAAGAACCGTATGTGCTTTCGGGAATGGTAAGAAATGAACAAACCATCGTGGGTCACGGCGGAATTTTCAACGTTCCCGTGGGGGCAGGTCGTTTGGTAGCGTTTACGTTTAATCCGTTGCATCGTTACATCAACCTTCACGATGCGCCAATGGTTTGGAATGTACTCATCAACTGGAATCGTTTGTAA
- a CDS encoding toxin-antitoxin system YwqK family antitoxin: MGKKVSLLLVILWGITLQTIQASFPDSLQRAVIRREFVDHDEELTFHDRKKRFATLKTYNKQGTLLSETNFKDYQAGIRQGFSKGFYPTGQLYWIADYRNNDLWGEMRVYHENGELKRRETYWAGLLKEKHCYNEEGGEIDYYPFSEAAAFPGGDYAFQAYLRSKLKDLHIGSETSLFTFELHVQADSVVVLRQFSKSEKITLPRMAEIIKDMPKWLPAHYDKVPQDDIVVVNLVFKRGMVYLSNLTLDFAGANHKKGSNSAQTKDIKEQTQEMNYRKQLQPSENGGGVQTLRRRQ, from the coding sequence ATGGGCAAGAAAGTTAGTCTATTGTTGGTGATTTTGTGGGGAATAACGCTTCAAACAATTCAAGCCTCTTTCCCTGATTCGTTGCAACGTGCCGTTATTCGTCGGGAATTTGTTGACCACGACGAAGAACTGACATTTCACGACCGCAAAAAGCGGTTTGCTACCCTTAAAACGTATAACAAGCAAGGAACCTTATTGTCCGAAACCAACTTCAAAGATTACCAAGCAGGGATTCGCCAGGGGTTTTCGAAGGGATTTTATCCGACGGGACAATTGTACTGGATTGCCGACTATCGCAACAATGACCTTTGGGGTGAAATGCGCGTTTACCACGAAAACGGTGAGCTAAAACGCCGAGAGACGTATTGGGCAGGCTTATTGAAGGAAAAACATTGTTATAATGAGGAGGGAGGGGAAATAGATTACTACCCGTTTTCGGAAGCTGCTGCTTTTCCTGGTGGGGATTATGCATTTCAAGCGTATTTACGCTCAAAACTGAAAGATTTACACATTGGCTCGGAGACGTCATTGTTTACTTTTGAGCTGCACGTGCAGGCTGATAGTGTAGTGGTTTTGCGTCAGTTTAGTAAAAGCGAGAAAATAACGCTGCCTCGAATGGCGGAGATTATCAAAGATATGCCTAAATGGCTACCCGCTCATTATGATAAAGTACCCCAAGATGATATTGTAGTCGTTAATTTGGTATTTAAACGAGGCATGGTGTATCTTTCTAATTTAACCCTTGATTTTGCGGGCGCCAACCATAAGAAGGGATCGAATTCTGCGCAAACAAAAGACATAAAAGAACAAACTCAAGAAATGAATTATCGTAAGCAGCTACAACCTTCCGAGAATGGAGGGGGCGTACAGACGTTGCGAAGAAGACAATAA
- a CDS encoding tetratricopeptide repeat protein: protein MRKTLLPILGILLSCHITFAQNSAETYYEEGLTKQTKGDVAGAMLAYTSAIQANPDHAPSYYQRGLLKVSLKDYRGAMRDYDEAIGITSKDAKAFLYRGMCRVIQDDLGGALRDFNSAIELNPNEAKALLQRGQIWFKMEDQRRAMQDFDKGLVLEPNNAQAWYSRGQCKIGVKDYKGSITDFTKAIELGYNAAYAGRGNARTNMNDLNGAITDLSKAIQLNANDSESFYYRGLARSKMGKFAEALTDFNESVRINPQNYMAYYGRGVCKVKLGQPKEAVADYNLAIEINGASANTLPYYNTLITENTIKLLDVIVTKYTQPKDLSPGRPEVYLSRGIAKNTIGEGKSAVADLDKAIEIEPTNADSYFIRAVVKSSLGDQKGALVDCSSAIKLAPRHAEAFFLRGVIKFSLLDKNEACYDFSKSGEYGFVEAYNVISQLCSK, encoded by the coding sequence ATGAGAAAAACTCTACTACCTATTTTGGGTATATTATTGTCGTGTCATATCACCTTTGCCCAAAATTCTGCGGAAACCTATTACGAAGAAGGACTTACGAAGCAGACCAAAGGCGACGTAGCAGGTGCCATGCTGGCTTATACCTCTGCTATTCAGGCCAATCCCGATCACGCGCCTAGTTACTATCAACGGGGTTTGTTGAAGGTTTCGCTCAAAGATTATCGTGGCGCCATGCGCGATTATGATGAGGCCATCGGTATTACTTCCAAAGATGCCAAAGCCTTTTTATACCGAGGTATGTGCCGAGTTATTCAAGATGATTTGGGAGGAGCGTTGCGCGACTTCAATTCTGCCATTGAGCTTAATCCCAATGAAGCAAAAGCATTGTTACAGCGCGGCCAAATCTGGTTTAAAATGGAAGACCAACGCCGTGCCATGCAAGACTTTGACAAAGGACTGGTATTAGAGCCCAATAACGCGCAAGCGTGGTATAGTCGCGGGCAGTGCAAAATTGGCGTAAAAGACTACAAGGGAAGTATTACCGATTTTACTAAAGCCATTGAGCTGGGCTATAATGCTGCCTATGCAGGTAGAGGAAATGCACGTACCAACATGAACGACTTGAACGGCGCGATTACTGATTTGTCAAAAGCTATTCAATTGAACGCCAACGATTCAGAGTCGTTTTATTACCGTGGATTAGCGCGTAGCAAAATGGGTAAGTTTGCAGAAGCACTGACCGATTTTAACGAATCGGTGCGAATCAACCCACAAAATTACATGGCCTACTACGGGAGAGGGGTTTGTAAAGTAAAACTTGGGCAACCCAAAGAGGCTGTGGCTGATTATAACTTAGCCATCGAAATCAACGGTGCGTCGGCCAATACGTTGCCTTATTATAACACCTTGATTACGGAAAATACCATCAAATTGTTGGACGTTATTGTCACAAAATACACCCAACCTAAAGACCTATCGCCAGGTCGTCCAGAGGTGTATTTGTCGAGAGGAATTGCTAAAAATACAATCGGTGAAGGAAAATCTGCGGTTGCTGACTTAGACAAAGCTATCGAGATTGAGCCTACCAACGCCGATAGTTATTTTATTCGGGCGGTGGTGAAATCATCTTTGGGAGATCAAAAAGGCGCATTGGTGGATTGCAGCAGCGCGATTAAACTAGCACCACGCCACGCCGAAGCCTTTTTCTTGAGAGGAGTCATTAAATTTTCATTGCTCGACAAAAACGAAGCCTGCTACGACTTTAGTAAGTCGGGAGAATACGGTTTCGTTGAAGCGTACAACGTGATTAGCCAGCTTTGCTCTAAGTAG